From a single Adhaeribacter swui genomic region:
- a CDS encoding nucleoid-associated protein, with amino-acid sequence MLVTSEVKLEHIILHKVGNKSRDEAIQFSKKPLDLDDTVKDLLQRYFLSPFKSEAYYNLYHESDINLNEVYTFVSRIFDNPDTFLEQSENLARHLYEQSTHPNVKPGEFYVTYLHDLVLDGEALQAVGLFKSENRETYLKVYPSGDTFDIDSEDGVNINKLDKGCLIFNTDREDGFVVLTVDNTNKRDEAIYWKDDFLKIQSRQDAYHHTQNVMSLCKAFVEKRLPEEFEVSRGEQADLLNKSVKFLKEKEVFDLQEFQNEVIAQPDLIESFQSYKTEFETDRGFEIKPEFDIHENAFKKNTRFMKSVIKLDKNFHIYVHGNSENMEKGYDEERGLHFYQLFFKSES; translated from the coding sequence ATGCTCGTTACTTCCGAAGTTAAGTTAGAACACATCATCCTGCACAAAGTAGGCAATAAAAGCCGCGACGAAGCCATTCAGTTTTCGAAGAAACCACTCGACCTCGACGATACCGTAAAGGACTTACTGCAGCGTTATTTTTTGTCGCCGTTTAAATCCGAAGCGTATTATAACTTATACCACGAGTCGGATATTAACCTGAACGAAGTGTATACTTTTGTGTCGCGGATTTTCGACAATCCCGACACCTTTCTGGAACAATCGGAGAATCTGGCCCGGCACCTGTACGAGCAAAGCACCCACCCCAACGTAAAACCCGGCGAGTTCTACGTAACCTATCTCCACGATTTAGTGCTCGACGGCGAAGCGCTGCAAGCCGTAGGTTTATTTAAATCGGAAAATCGCGAAACTTACCTGAAAGTGTACCCCAGCGGCGATACTTTTGACATCGACAGCGAAGACGGCGTAAACATTAATAAACTCGACAAAGGCTGTTTGATTTTTAACACCGACCGCGAAGATGGTTTTGTGGTACTCACCGTAGACAACACCAACAAACGCGACGAAGCCATTTACTGGAAAGACGATTTTTTAAAAATTCAGTCGCGCCAGGATGCGTACCACCACACCCAAAACGTAATGAGCTTGTGCAAAGCTTTCGTGGAAAAGCGTTTGCCCGAAGAGTTTGAAGTATCGCGTGGCGAGCAGGCCGACTTGTTAAACAAGTCGGTTAAATTTTTAAAAGAAAAAGAAGTTTTTGATTTACAAGAGTTCCAGAACGAAGTAATTGCGCAGCCCGATTTAATTGAGAGCTTCCAGAGCTACAAAACCGAGTTTGAAACTGACCGGGGATTTGAAATAAAACCGGAGTTTGACATTCACGAAAATGCTTTCAAGAAAAATACTAGGTTCATGAAAAGCGTGATTAAGCTGGATAAAAACTTCCACATTTACGTGCACGGCAATTCCGAGAACATGGAAAAAGGCTATGACGAAGAGCGCGGATTACACTTCTACCAACTATTTTTTAAATCCGAAAGCTAA
- a CDS encoding NIPSNAP family protein has product MMKRRTFVKASLLSGCLTSTVPFLNPALAGAKQKAGKPEYYELRVYTLKNDAQQKLVEDYYQNAAIPALNRLGSKNVGVFTQQQPTTAITKLYVVIPFKSIEDFGKMNERLQADAAYQQAGAAYLNAPATEPAYQRIESSLMEAFSGMPKMELPAKKARIFELRRYESPSEAAGKKKIEMFNKGEITVFKRVGLTPVFFGEVIVGEMRPNLTYMLTFDDMADHDQSWKTFGSDPEWKKMSSMPEYADSKILSNITRTFLVPTAYSQI; this is encoded by the coding sequence ATGATGAAACGACGTACCTTTGTAAAAGCTTCGCTGCTGAGCGGCTGTTTAACCAGCACCGTTCCTTTTTTAAATCCGGCCCTAGCCGGGGCAAAACAAAAAGCTGGCAAACCCGAGTATTACGAATTACGGGTTTATACTTTAAAAAACGACGCGCAACAAAAGTTAGTCGAAGATTATTATCAGAATGCGGCTATTCCGGCGCTTAACCGTTTGGGCAGCAAAAATGTGGGCGTATTTACCCAGCAACAACCTACCACGGCCATCACCAAATTATACGTAGTTATTCCGTTTAAATCCATCGAAGATTTTGGCAAGATGAACGAGCGCTTACAGGCCGATGCCGCCTACCAGCAAGCCGGCGCCGCTTATTTAAACGCTCCCGCTACCGAACCGGCTTATCAGCGCATCGAAAGTTCTTTAATGGAAGCCTTTAGTGGCATGCCCAAAATGGAGTTACCTGCCAAAAAAGCCCGTATTTTTGAACTACGTCGCTACGAAAGCCCCAGCGAAGCTGCCGGCAAAAAGAAAATAGAAATGTTTAACAAAGGCGAAATTACCGTATTTAAGCGTGTAGGTTTAACCCCGGTATTTTTTGGTGAAGTGATAGTGGGCGAAATGCGTCCTAACCTCACGTACATGCTCACCTTCGATGATATGGCCGATCATGACCAAAGCTGGAAAACCTTCGGTAGCGACCCCGAATGGAAGAAAATGAGCAGCATGCCGGAATACGCCGACTCAAAAATATTGTCGAATATTACCCGTACATTTTTAGTACCAACCGCTTACTCGCAAATTTAA
- a CDS encoding FG-GAP-like repeat-containing protein gives MKSTRVLLVFACILLLTNCQFFKKEPVLFTLLDSQDTGITFNNSITETDSLNILTYGYMYNGGGVAVGDVNNDGLPDLYFSGNMVSGKLYLNKGNFKFEDITAQSGTTTKLWVNGVTMVDINQDGLLDIYACTVNPFADTTYTPNLLFINKGIGPNGKPIFKEEAKAYNLADEGNSTQVAFFDYDKDQDLDMYLLRNATDNFDNPNISRPKITNGTSRSTDKLFRNNGNNTFTDVSKEAGILIEGRGLGIAVSDINQDGWPDVYAANDFLSNDLLWINNQDGTFTNKISQYLKHTSYNGMGTDIADYNNDGLPDIIEMDMLPEDNKRQKLTMEAPNYERFQLTQRLGYEHQYVRNTLQLNNGNGTFSEIGQLAGVYATDWSWSALLADYDNDGWRDLFITNGYLKDMINLDYIHYQSEQSMFGTQEAMEAKLKKEFNKLESVVVPNYIYQNKRDLTFANKSKDWGLDKAATSNGAVYADLDNDGDLDLVINNLNNPAFVYRNNAETVQPTNFFKIKLQGQAPNRNGIGTTIQIKYNNQQQFYEHYLSRGYQSSVDPTVHFGLGQVPTIDSLKITWPNGKYQVLAQVKANQTLTVKEQNANTTKPSVKPEPTPLFQKVNAAYNIAYKHEETDYVDFKNQPLLPHKYSQNGPGLAVGDVNGDGRDDFYVGAAGDRSGMIFYQTASGTFTSKPLSNQPNASDDMGALFFDADNDNDLDLYVVSGGNEFRTGATQYQHRLFQNDGQGNFTLNNQALPQILASGSCVTAADFDRDGDLDLFIGGRNEPQKYPLPGQSCILRNQGGRFTNVTQVICPELERAGMVTAALWTDFDNDNQIDLIVTGEWMPICFFKNTNGKLVNVTANTNLANTHGWWNSIIGGDFDNDGDVDYVAGNLGLNSRYKASPEQPVSVVAKDFDNNGSVDPVISYFIQNQNYPAPARDGLTDQMVAMRRRFPRYADYGASTMAQLFTDDELKDAHRYQSYTFSSSFIQNDGNGKFTIKPLPVQAQFAPVFGLSVADYNYDGNLDLLLVGNSYATEVAMGYYDAGIGTCLMGNGNGTFRPIPPQGAGLKISGDAKAIARVFTRNNQPIEVISCNSDSLQVIQGLVPTGKKQFIRLSPMDAYADLQFSNGKKRREEFFYGSGYLSQSSRAMVSAGLEKVYVTDFTGKKREIKL, from the coding sequence ATGAAATCCACACGTGTATTATTAGTTTTTGCTTGTATTTTACTGCTTACCAATTGCCAGTTTTTTAAAAAAGAACCAGTCTTATTCACCTTACTGGACTCGCAGGATACCGGAATTACTTTTAATAATTCAATTACCGAAACTGATTCTTTAAACATACTCACCTACGGGTACATGTATAATGGGGGTGGGGTGGCCGTAGGTGACGTTAACAACGATGGTTTACCGGACCTGTACTTTTCGGGTAATATGGTTTCGGGCAAGCTTTACCTGAATAAAGGAAATTTTAAATTCGAAGATATTACGGCCCAATCGGGCACTACAACTAAATTATGGGTGAACGGGGTAACTATGGTGGATATTAACCAGGATGGCTTGCTGGATATTTACGCCTGTACCGTTAATCCATTTGCCGATACCACGTACACGCCGAATTTGTTATTTATAAACAAAGGTATTGGCCCTAACGGTAAGCCGATTTTTAAAGAAGAAGCCAAAGCCTATAACCTCGCCGACGAAGGAAATAGTACCCAGGTGGCCTTCTTTGACTATGACAAAGACCAGGATTTAGATATGTATCTGTTGCGGAATGCCACCGATAACTTTGATAATCCAAATATTTCCCGCCCCAAAATTACCAATGGTACCTCCCGGAGTACGGATAAACTGTTCCGAAATAACGGCAATAACACGTTTACGGATGTTTCTAAAGAAGCGGGTATATTAATAGAAGGTAGGGGTTTGGGCATCGCCGTAAGCGATATTAACCAGGATGGTTGGCCCGATGTTTACGCGGCCAATGATTTTTTAAGTAACGATTTGCTTTGGATTAATAATCAGGATGGCACCTTTACGAATAAAATCAGCCAGTACTTAAAACATACCAGCTACAACGGCATGGGCACCGACATTGCCGATTATAACAACGATGGCTTACCCGATATCATCGAAATGGACATGCTGCCGGAAGACAACAAACGGCAAAAATTAACCATGGAAGCGCCCAATTACGAACGATTCCAGCTAACCCAGCGCCTCGGTTATGAACATCAATACGTGCGCAATACGCTGCAATTAAACAACGGCAACGGTACATTCAGCGAGATTGGGCAATTGGCCGGCGTGTACGCCACCGACTGGAGTTGGAGCGCCCTGCTGGCCGACTACGATAATGATGGGTGGCGCGATTTATTTATTACCAATGGCTACTTAAAAGACATGATTAACCTGGATTACATACATTACCAATCGGAGCAATCGATGTTTGGTACCCAGGAGGCCATGGAAGCGAAGCTGAAAAAAGAATTTAATAAACTGGAGAGTGTGGTAGTGCCTAACTACATCTACCAGAATAAACGCGACTTAACCTTCGCCAACAAAAGCAAAGACTGGGGTTTAGATAAAGCCGCCACTTCAAACGGTGCCGTTTACGCCGACCTGGATAATGACGGCGATCTGGATTTAGTCATTAACAACCTCAACAATCCGGCTTTTGTGTACCGTAACAACGCCGAAACCGTTCAGCCGACCAATTTTTTTAAAATTAAGCTGCAGGGACAAGCTCCCAATCGCAACGGCATTGGCACTACCATTCAAATTAAATACAATAACCAACAACAGTTTTACGAGCATTATCTTTCCCGGGGGTATCAATCTTCCGTAGACCCAACGGTGCATTTTGGCTTGGGCCAAGTGCCTACTATCGACTCGCTGAAAATAACCTGGCCGAACGGTAAATACCAGGTACTAGCACAAGTAAAAGCCAACCAAACGTTAACTGTAAAAGAGCAAAACGCTAATACTACTAAACCCAGCGTTAAACCAGAACCAACTCCGCTTTTTCAGAAAGTAAACGCAGCTTACAATATTGCCTATAAACACGAAGAAACCGATTATGTAGATTTTAAAAATCAGCCTTTGCTACCGCATAAATATTCCCAAAATGGGCCGGGCTTAGCCGTAGGAGATGTTAATGGCGACGGCCGGGATGATTTTTACGTGGGTGCGGCCGGTGATCGTTCCGGAATGATTTTCTACCAAACCGCCTCGGGTACTTTTACCAGCAAACCATTAAGCAACCAACCTAACGCCTCAGACGACATGGGTGCTTTGTTTTTTGATGCCGATAACGATAATGACTTGGATTTGTACGTGGTGAGCGGCGGTAACGAGTTTAGAACGGGTGCCACCCAATACCAGCATCGTTTATTTCAAAACGATGGACAAGGCAACTTTACCCTTAATAATCAGGCTTTACCCCAGATCTTAGCCAGCGGCTCGTGCGTAACCGCCGCCGATTTCGACCGGGACGGTGATCTGGACTTGTTTATCGGTGGTAGAAACGAACCCCAAAAATATCCATTGCCGGGGCAAAGCTGTATTTTGCGTAACCAGGGCGGTCGTTTTACCAATGTAACCCAAGTAATTTGCCCGGAACTGGAACGGGCCGGTATGGTTACCGCCGCGCTCTGGACCGACTTTGATAATGATAATCAAATTGATTTAATCGTAACGGGCGAGTGGATGCCGATCTGTTTTTTTAAAAATACCAACGGCAAGCTGGTTAATGTAACCGCCAATACAAACCTGGCAAATACCCACGGCTGGTGGAACAGCATTATTGGCGGCGATTTTGATAACGACGGCGACGTAGATTATGTAGCTGGCAACTTAGGCTTAAACTCCCGTTACAAAGCCAGCCCGGAGCAACCGGTAAGTGTAGTAGCCAAAGATTTCGATAACAACGGCAGCGTAGACCCGGTGATAAGCTATTTCATTCAAAACCAAAACTATCCCGCCCCGGCCCGCGACGGCCTTACCGACCAGATGGTAGCCATGCGTCGCCGCTTTCCGCGTTACGCGGATTACGGGGCCAGCACCATGGCGCAATTATTTACCGACGACGAGTTAAAAGACGCGCACCGTTACCAAAGTTATACGTTTAGCAGCAGCTTCATTCAAAATGATGGAAACGGAAAATTTACCATAAAGCCTTTGCCGGTACAAGCACAATTTGCCCCGGTATTCGGACTAAGTGTAGCCGATTACAATTACGACGGTAACCTGGATTTGCTTTTAGTAGGTAATTCTTACGCTACCGAGGTAGCCATGGGGTATTACGATGCCGGTATTGGTACTTGTTTAATGGGTAACGGGAATGGGACATTTAGACCGATTCCACCGCAAGGAGCCGGCTTGAAAATTTCGGGGGATGCTAAGGCCATTGCTAGGGTATTTACGAGGAATAATCAGCCGATAGAAGTTATAAGCTGTAACTCGGATAGTTTACAGGTTATACAGGGTTTAGTTCCAACCGGTAAAAAGCAGTTTATTCGCTTAAGCCCCATGGATGCTTACGCGGATTTACAATTTAGCAATGGTAAAAAACGCCGCGAAGAATTTTTCTATGGATCGGGTTACCTATCGCAGTCTAGTCGGGCCATGGTAAGCGCGGGTTTAGAGAAAGTGTACGTAACCGATTTTACTGGGAAAAAACGCGAAATTAAATTATAG
- a CDS encoding FG-GAP-like repeat-containing protein has translation MPRIFLFLLLLFIGSLWSCQNKERAAHQEMLLILQKTAKQYNHHQNKFASEAILAYYDSLYQQANSAQDKVMLSAARAHALLMLGKEQEAVDLLHDAQQKLEAMGLGNKAFSILGPKLALAYLRLGERSNCVMHHSSETCIFPIRGTGIHTQQVGSQKAIELYRQLVAAYPANLTYRWLLNLSYMTLGEYQQVKNVSYYLPDLDVDTSTLVKPFRDIAKNLKLDINNMAGGSIAEDFDNDGYIDLVTSGWGLADEMHYFKNNGDGTFSDLSERSGLKSLVGGLNMMQTDYNNDGYKDIFVTRGGWVEDQFGRQPNSLIKNNGDGTFTDVTTISGLLSFYPTQTATWNDFNNDGWLDVFIGNESRPGNSKFINPCEMYLNNQDGTFTNITKEANLDLVAFVKGVTSGDYDNDGRQDIFISTMNGDRYLFKNTLTKGKTPIFKNVTASANLDKDKGHTFPTWFWDFDNDGWLDILVCDYNFESALSHYAAAEALKKPIKNAGMVYLYKNNRNGTFTNISEQVGLNRVAFAMGSNFGDIDNDGFLDMYLATGNPDYESLVPNKMFKNLGGQKFADVTTAARVGHLQKGHGVSFADMDNDGDQDIYVDMGGAYIGDAYQNSFFLNPGQNNNRWIYLELVGAKANRSAIGSRIKVTFRENGIARSVYRDVNSGGSFGASPLRREIGIGQADLIDEIVIQWAGTNQKQVFRNIQPNQLLRIKEGETKPEMVPLNKLSFEQPKLPSLTQLK, from the coding sequence ATGCCAAGAATTTTCCTCTTTTTACTGTTATTATTTATAGGTTCCCTCTGGTCTTGCCAAAACAAGGAACGGGCAGCGCACCAGGAAATGCTTCTTATACTGCAAAAAACTGCGAAGCAATACAATCATCATCAGAATAAATTTGCTTCAGAGGCCATTCTGGCGTATTACGATTCTTTATACCAGCAAGCTAATTCGGCCCAGGATAAAGTTATGTTAAGTGCTGCCCGGGCACATGCTTTGTTAATGCTGGGCAAAGAACAAGAAGCCGTTGATTTACTACACGATGCGCAACAAAAATTAGAAGCAATGGGGTTGGGAAATAAAGCTTTTAGCATTCTTGGGCCTAAATTAGCCTTAGCTTACCTGCGGCTCGGCGAAAGAAGCAACTGTGTAATGCACCATTCTTCCGAAACTTGTATTTTTCCTATCCGGGGCACGGGCATCCATACGCAGCAAGTGGGCTCGCAAAAAGCAATTGAATTGTACCGGCAATTAGTGGCCGCTTATCCTGCTAACTTAACTTACCGGTGGTTGCTTAATCTGTCTTACATGACTTTGGGAGAGTACCAGCAGGTTAAAAACGTGTCGTATTATTTACCGGACTTAGATGTAGATACTTCTACTTTAGTAAAACCATTTCGGGATATTGCTAAAAATTTAAAATTAGACATAAACAATATGGCCGGCGGCAGCATTGCCGAAGATTTTGATAATGATGGCTATATAGACCTGGTTACTTCGGGCTGGGGACTAGCCGACGAAATGCATTATTTTAAAAATAATGGCGATGGTACGTTCTCCGATCTTTCGGAAAGATCAGGTTTAAAATCCTTAGTAGGGGGGCTAAATATGATGCAAACCGACTATAATAACGATGGGTATAAAGATATTTTTGTTACCCGCGGCGGCTGGGTAGAAGACCAATTTGGCCGACAACCTAACTCATTAATTAAAAATAACGGCGACGGTACCTTTACCGATGTCACTACCATCAGTGGTTTACTTTCTTTTTACCCGACCCAAACCGCTACCTGGAACGATTTCAACAATGATGGTTGGCTCGATGTTTTTATAGGCAACGAATCCCGGCCCGGCAACAGCAAATTCATTAATCCTTGCGAAATGTACCTGAATAATCAGGATGGCACTTTTACCAATATAACCAAAGAAGCTAATTTAGATCTGGTGGCCTTTGTGAAAGGGGTAACTTCCGGGGATTACGACAACGACGGACGCCAGGATATTTTTATATCTACCATGAACGGTGACCGGTATTTATTTAAAAATACACTTACCAAAGGAAAAACGCCCATTTTTAAAAATGTAACTGCTTCGGCTAACCTGGATAAAGATAAAGGGCACACCTTCCCGACCTGGTTCTGGGATTTTGATAACGACGGTTGGTTAGATATTTTGGTGTGCGATTATAATTTTGAATCAGCCCTATCTCATTACGCCGCCGCCGAAGCCCTGAAAAAACCAATTAAAAATGCTGGCATGGTGTACCTCTATAAAAATAACCGCAATGGTACTTTTACTAATATTTCGGAGCAAGTAGGTTTAAATAGAGTTGCTTTTGCCATGGGGTCTAACTTTGGCGATATCGATAACGATGGCTTTTTAGATATGTACCTGGCTACGGGTAATCCCGATTACGAGTCGTTGGTGCCGAACAAAATGTTTAAAAATTTGGGCGGCCAAAAATTTGCCGATGTAACTACCGCCGCTCGGGTGGGGCATTTGCAAAAAGGGCACGGCGTATCTTTTGCCGATATGGATAACGATGGCGACCAGGATATTTACGTAGATATGGGCGGCGCTTACATCGGCGATGCTTACCAGAATTCTTTTTTTCTGAACCCCGGCCAGAACAACAACCGTTGGATTTACCTGGAACTAGTAGGGGCAAAAGCGAACCGAAGTGCTATTGGCTCGCGCATTAAAGTTACTTTCCGGGAAAACGGCATTGCCCGCAGCGTTTACCGCGACGTTAATTCCGGCGGAAGTTTTGGCGCCTCTCCATTAAGGCGGGAAATCGGTATTGGTCAGGCCGATCTGATTGATGAAATTGTGATTCAGTGGGCCGGCACCAATCAAAAACAGGTTTTCCGGAACATTCAACCCAATCAGTTACTCCGGATAAAAGAAGGCGAAACTAAACCCGAAATGGTACCTTTAAATAAATTAAGCTTCGAACAACCTAAGCTTCCCAGTCTAACGCAGCTTAAATAA